A region of Verrucomicrobiia bacterium DNA encodes the following proteins:
- a CDS encoding glycoside hydrolase family 3 N-terminal domain-containing protein, translated as MRTLIVPALNCRIVPLIFCCLLSGSLAAKEPGEMERRVEELLSQMTLVEKIGQMTQVDMNALKDKADLARYGIGSMLSGGDSDPPDITAAGWLKACEGYQTWALKSRLKIPLVYGIDAVHGHNNVDGAVIFPQNIGLGATHNAGLVEKAERITALEIAGTGIHWAFAPCVAVAQCESWGRTYESFSESPQLVSELGAAAVKGIQSPLPNGGTVLACAKHFLGDGGTQNGIDQGNTVCDEATLRKLYLAPYVAAIQAGAGSIMVSYSSWNGEKMHGNKRLLTDVLKGELGFQGFLVSDWAAIDQLSSDYKNDIERSVNAGLDMVMIPNGPGQKNNYVEFIDLLTQLVGEGRVTQARIDDAARRILRAKIKMGLFEHPYSDPKLVAAVGSKAHRKVARECARQSLVLLKNENHALPFSRKLKHLAVIGRAADDLGMQCGGWTISWQGKPGEVTHGGTTLLAAIRKAAGRHTEITWSADGSGIAGADAVLVVLGEQPYAEMKGDRTDLRLTPEDLALVQVAKKTGAPVVTVLLSGRPLVLGEALDASDALVAAWLPGTEGEGVSDVLFGAYKPTGKLPRTWPRTNAQLCDTMNRPDSEPPQFPFGFGLTY; from the coding sequence ATGCGCACCTTAATTGTCCCCGCTTTGAATTGTCGGATAGTTCCGCTCATTTTTTGCTGCCTCTTGTCCGGCTCGCTGGCGGCCAAAGAGCCTGGCGAAATGGAGCGGCGCGTCGAAGAACTGCTTTCGCAAATGACGCTGGTCGAAAAGATCGGCCAGATGACGCAGGTCGATATGAACGCCCTGAAAGACAAGGCGGACCTCGCGCGATACGGCATCGGCTCGATGCTCAGCGGCGGTGATTCGGACCCGCCGGACATCACAGCGGCGGGTTGGTTGAAAGCCTGCGAGGGGTACCAAACCTGGGCGTTGAAGTCGCGGCTGAAAATCCCGCTCGTTTATGGCATTGACGCCGTGCACGGCCACAACAATGTGGATGGGGCGGTTATCTTTCCACAGAACATCGGTCTGGGGGCGACCCATAACGCGGGGCTGGTGGAAAAAGCGGAGCGGATAACGGCCCTGGAAATCGCTGGAACTGGAATTCACTGGGCATTTGCGCCGTGCGTGGCGGTGGCGCAATGCGAGTCGTGGGGGCGCACTTACGAGAGTTTCAGCGAGTCGCCGCAACTGGTCTCCGAGTTGGGCGCTGCGGCCGTTAAAGGCATCCAAAGCCCGCTGCCTAACGGCGGGACCGTCCTGGCCTGCGCGAAACATTTCCTCGGTGATGGCGGGACACAAAACGGGATCGATCAAGGCAACACCGTGTGCGATGAGGCGACTTTGCGCAAACTGTACCTTGCGCCCTACGTGGCGGCCATCCAGGCAGGCGCCGGCTCCATCATGGTTTCCTATAGCAGTTGGAATGGGGAGAAGATGCACGGAAACAAACGCTTGCTCACCGATGTGCTAAAAGGCGAACTAGGTTTCCAAGGCTTCCTGGTCAGCGACTGGGCCGCAATCGACCAACTCTCAAGCGATTATAAAAACGATATCGAGCGCTCCGTCAACGCCGGTTTGGATATGGTCATGATTCCGAACGGGCCAGGACAGAAAAATAATTATGTCGAGTTTATCGACCTGCTCACCCAACTGGTCGGAGAGGGGCGCGTGACGCAAGCGCGCATCGATGACGCCGCGCGCCGGATACTGCGGGCTAAGATAAAGATGGGCCTTTTTGAGCATCCTTATTCGGACCCAAAGCTGGTTGCTGCAGTCGGCTCGAAGGCGCACCGCAAAGTAGCGAGGGAATGCGCGCGCCAATCGCTGGTCCTGCTGAAGAATGAAAACCATGCGCTGCCTTTTTCGAGAAAGCTCAAACACCTGGCCGTGATTGGCAGAGCGGCGGATGATTTGGGGATGCAATGCGGCGGATGGACCATTAGCTGGCAAGGCAAGCCCGGCGAGGTGACGCACGGCGGCACGACCTTGCTGGCCGCTATTCGAAAAGCAGCCGGGCGCCATACCGAAATTACCTGGTCGGCGGACGGCAGCGGCATTGCGGGAGCCGATGCGGTGCTGGTGGTTCTGGGCGAGCAACCCTACGCCGAGATGAAGGGGGACCGGACGGACCTGCGGCTCACGCCCGAGGACCTCGCTCTGGTCCAGGTTGCAAAGAAGACCGGCGCCCCGGTGGTCACGGTTCTGCTCTCCGGGCGTCCGCTGGTCCTTGGGGAGGCATTGGATGCCAGCGACGCTCTGGTTGCCGCATGGTTACCCGGAACGGAAGGCGAGGGTGTGTCAGACGTGCTATTTGGCGCTTACAAACCAACCGGCAAACTGCCTCGCACCTGGCCGAGAACCAACGCGCAGCTCTGCGATACGATGAATCGTCCCGACAGCGAGCCGCCGCAATTCCCATTCGGATTCGGGCTGACCTATTGA
- a CDS encoding sodium:solute symporter family protein, which translates to MQSAELHLIDYAILLIYVAFVVGIGFTLRRYLKSSSDFLTSGRSIPAWVTGLAFISANLGALELVGMAASGAKYGIATCHFYWVGAIPAMIFLAIFMMPFYYGSKARSVPEYLKMRFDERVRALNSIAFAVMTVFASGISMNALAKLLNQLLGWNYHMALWICSAVVLVYVLKGGLTSAIYTEVLQFFMIVLGFAPVVFLGLKDLGGWGAMNHSLQTVAQDPAAFNLGTKAYAADAWTSAWKPLLGGSKANPMGVDVFAMVFGLGFVLSFGYWCTNFLVVQRAMAARNMGAARRTPLIAAVPKMLFPMLVIVPGMIAVALTSMPNKNYRIPPPIISSQVYDQAVAAVKSSANQPAPAGVAAVTSAMGRKMSGERVATLIKDAPQLSDAQIKEGLYNSVAEYDYDGVILSLVKKYCPNGLLGLALTALLASFMSGMAGNVTAFNTVWTYDLYQAYMAPNKSDRHYFRMGQFITVVGILFSIACAYFARQYNNAMDIIQLVFGFVNAPLFATFLLGMFWARTTGTGAFLGLFGGIGASALFHSLTIAAGNAPGVKGGYLAVLKVFHSEMAQNFWLASFAFIVCFTLTFTISLATRRAKSDEELKGLVYSLTPKLRDDEKAWYLRPATLGMALLAGCLVLNLVFR; encoded by the coding sequence ATGCAAAGCGCCGAACTCCACCTGATTGACTACGCCATCCTGCTGATTTATGTCGCGTTCGTCGTTGGGATCGGGTTCACACTGCGGCGCTATTTGAAGAGTTCCTCGGATTTCCTCACATCGGGCCGGTCGATTCCCGCCTGGGTGACCGGGTTGGCCTTCATTTCAGCCAATCTGGGCGCGCTCGAATTGGTGGGCATGGCCGCCAGCGGCGCCAAATACGGCATCGCCACCTGCCATTTCTACTGGGTGGGCGCCATCCCGGCGATGATATTCCTTGCGATTTTCATGATGCCTTTCTATTACGGGTCCAAGGCGCGCTCGGTGCCCGAGTACCTCAAAATGCGGTTCGATGAGCGGGTGCGGGCTTTGAATTCGATTGCCTTTGCGGTGATGACGGTGTTTGCCTCGGGCATCTCCATGAACGCACTGGCCAAGCTGCTCAACCAGCTTCTGGGTTGGAACTACCACATGGCCCTGTGGATCTGTTCTGCGGTGGTGCTGGTCTATGTCCTTAAGGGCGGTCTGACCTCAGCCATTTACACTGAGGTGCTTCAGTTCTTTATGATCGTGCTGGGCTTTGCGCCGGTGGTCTTTCTGGGCCTGAAAGACCTTGGCGGATGGGGCGCGATGAACCATTCCTTGCAAACGGTCGCCCAGGACCCGGCTGCTTTCAACTTGGGCACCAAGGCCTATGCTGCGGACGCCTGGACCAGCGCCTGGAAACCGTTGCTCGGCGGGTCGAAGGCAAATCCAATGGGCGTCGATGTCTTTGCGATGGTGTTTGGTCTCGGGTTCGTTCTTTCCTTCGGCTATTGGTGCACCAATTTCCTCGTGGTCCAGCGCGCGATGGCCGCTCGAAACATGGGAGCCGCCCGGCGCACACCGCTGATAGCGGCGGTGCCCAAAATGCTTTTCCCGATGCTGGTGATTGTGCCAGGGATGATCGCCGTGGCACTGACCTCGATGCCCAACAAGAACTATCGCATCCCACCGCCCATCATTAGTTCGCAGGTCTATGACCAGGCCGTCGCAGCCGTCAAATCGTCTGCCAACCAGCCGGCTCCGGCGGGTGTGGCAGCGGTCACGAGCGCCATGGGCCGCAAAATGAGCGGAGAAAGGGTCGCGACCCTCATCAAAGACGCCCCCCAACTGTCCGATGCCCAGATCAAAGAGGGCCTTTACAATTCCGTCGCTGAATATGATTACGACGGAGTTATTTTGTCGTTGGTAAAAAAATATTGTCCGAACGGGCTCCTTGGGTTGGCGCTGACGGCCCTGCTGGCCTCTTTCATGTCGGGCATGGCTGGCAACGTGACGGCCTTCAACACCGTCTGGACCTATGATTTGTACCAGGCCTACATGGCCCCCAACAAAAGCGACCGGCACTACTTCCGCATGGGCCAGTTCATCACGGTGGTGGGCATCCTGTTCAGCATTGCCTGCGCCTACTTTGCCAGGCAGTACAACAACGCGATGGACATCATTCAGCTTGTGTTCGGATTCGTCAATGCGCCGCTCTTTGCAACCTTCCTGCTCGGCATGTTCTGGGCGCGCACCACCGGGACAGGCGCCTTCCTTGGGCTCTTCGGCGGCATTGGCGCCTCGGCCCTTTTCCACTCCCTGACTATTGCCGCCGGAAACGCCCCAGGAGTCAAAGGGGGGTATTTGGCCGTGCTGAAGGTTTTCCACAGCGAAATGGCCCAGAACTTCTGGCTGGCCAGCTTCGCATTCATTGTTTGTTTCACTCTCACGTTCACTATCTCTCTGGCTACGCGCCGCGCCAAATCGGATGAAGAACTCAAAGGACTGGTTTATTCCCTCACACCCAAGCTGCGCGATGATGAGAAGGCCTGGTACCTGCGTCCGGCAACCCTCGGGATGGCGCTGTTGGCCGGGTGCCTTGTCTTGAACCTGGTTTTCCGTTAA
- a CDS encoding aldose epimerase family protein encodes MKANVQISSFGKLPDSTPVELFTLTNANGLIARITNYGAIITELHVPDRAGTLGDIVLGFDNLGQYLQKHPYFGCTVGRVANRIAKGRFTLDGKTYQLAINNGPNHLHGGIKGFDKALWKAEPRPGTSVQFTYTSPDGEEGYPGRIETTVLMTLTDQNELRIDYTAVSDKATPLNLTNHSYFNLAGQGDVLGHELMIAASQYTPSDSTLIPTGEIKPIKGAPLDFTSPKTIGARISQMRGEEFGYDHNYVLDSGGQALALAARVYEPASGRVLEVHTTQPGVQLYTANYLDGTLRGKSGIVYQQHHAFCLETQHFPDSVNHANFPSTILRPGQTYRQTTVHKFAVR; translated from the coding sequence ATGAAAGCTAATGTCCAAATATCCAGTTTCGGCAAACTGCCCGATTCCACGCCGGTTGAACTGTTCACGTTGACGAACGCCAACGGCCTCATCGCGCGCATCACCAATTATGGCGCCATCATCACTGAGTTGCACGTGCCGGACCGCGCCGGCACTCTGGGCGACATCGTCCTCGGGTTTGACAATCTTGGGCAATATCTGCAGAAACACCCTTATTTCGGCTGCACGGTGGGGCGGGTCGCCAACCGGATTGCCAAGGGCCGATTCACCCTGGATGGCAAGACTTATCAATTGGCCATCAACAACGGGCCGAATCATCTTCATGGGGGCATCAAAGGCTTCGATAAAGCGCTCTGGAAAGCTGAACCGCGACCGGGCACTTCGGTGCAATTTACCTACACCAGCCCTGACGGCGAGGAGGGCTATCCTGGCCGGATCGAAACCACCGTGCTGATGACGTTAACGGATCAAAATGAGCTGCGCATCGATTATACCGCCGTCAGCGATAAGGCCACTCCGCTGAATCTCACCAACCATTCGTACTTCAATCTCGCAGGCCAAGGTGATGTGCTTGGACACGAACTGATGATCGCTGCCAGCCAGTACACCCCGAGCGATAGCACCCTTATCCCAACCGGCGAAATCAAACCGATCAAAGGCGCGCCGCTGGATTTCACTTCCCCAAAAACCATTGGCGCGCGCATTTCCCAAATGCGCGGCGAGGAATTTGGTTACGACCATAATTATGTGCTCGATAGCGGTGGCCAGGCGCTGGCGCTGGCGGCCCGTGTGTACGAGCCGGCGAGTGGCCGGGTGCTCGAAGTCCATACGACCCAGCCCGGCGTTCAGCTTTACACGGCCAATTACCTGGATGGCACGCTCCGTGGCAAAAGCGGTATTGTTTATCAACAGCACCATGCCTTTTGCCTCGAAACGCAGCACTTCCCCGATTCCGTGAACCACGCAAATTTCCCATCGACCATCCTGCGGCCAGGGCAAACCTACCGGCAAACCACAGTCCACAAGTTCGCAGTCCGGTGA
- the galK gene encoding galactokinase: MTLKDLGSEVADRFAKTYGRPPLWIAAAPGRVNVIGEHTDYNDGFVLPMAIDRYTVIAAAPGGRGGSVIELRSTAEEEVARIDTAKALRPGAKGAWFNYPLGVIARFIGRGITPPGFDALIHSTVPLGGGLSSSAALEVSTATLLEAITGKTLDPVEKALLCQKAEHEYAGMPCGIMDQFISVMGRKDHLLLLDCRSRETVLVPMSDLAVELLITNTNVKHELTGGEYAKRRAQCEQAAKILGVASLRDADAGQLEGARNKMEPVVYRRARHVIGEIERTTHAAEGVRAANWPTVGQLMYASHASLRDDYEVSCSELDTIVEIAQAIGLQGGVYGCRMTGGGFGGCTVALVQADKVPAISDRVAAEYETRTRIKPTLFVSRPAAGASVL; encoded by the coding sequence ATGACCCTAAAGGACCTTGGAAGTGAAGTGGCGGACCGCTTCGCCAAAACCTATGGCCGCCCGCCGCTTTGGATTGCTGCGGCGCCCGGGCGCGTGAATGTCATCGGCGAACACACGGACTATAATGACGGCTTCGTCCTCCCGATGGCCATCGATCGATACACGGTCATAGCAGCCGCGCCTGGCGGGCGCGGTGGCAGCGTCATCGAACTCCGCTCGACTGCCGAAGAGGAGGTCGCCCGCATCGATACTGCCAAAGCGCTTCGGCCCGGCGCCAAGGGCGCGTGGTTTAATTACCCGTTGGGCGTGATCGCCAGGTTCATCGGGCGTGGCATCACTCCGCCAGGGTTCGATGCGTTGATTCACTCGACTGTTCCGCTGGGCGGCGGCTTATCCAGCAGCGCGGCGCTGGAAGTCTCGACGGCGACCCTGCTGGAAGCCATCACCGGCAAGACACTCGATCCTGTCGAAAAGGCCTTGCTCTGCCAAAAAGCGGAGCATGAATACGCCGGCATGCCTTGCGGCATAATGGACCAGTTCATCTCTGTCATGGGACGCAAAGACCACCTCCTTCTGCTCGATTGCCGCTCACGGGAAACCGTTTTGGTCCCCATGAGCGACCTCGCCGTCGAGTTGCTCATCACCAACACCAATGTGAAACACGAGCTGACCGGAGGCGAATATGCCAAACGCCGCGCGCAGTGCGAACAAGCGGCGAAGATACTTGGTGTGGCCTCGCTCCGCGACGCCGATGCCGGGCAACTTGAAGGCGCCCGCAACAAAATGGAGCCGGTGGTCTATCGCCGTGCCCGGCACGTTATCGGGGAAATCGAACGCACAACCCATGCCGCCGAGGGCGTGCGGGCAGCCAATTGGCCCACAGTCGGTCAACTGATGTATGCCAGCCATGCCTCTTTGAGAGATGATTACGAGGTGAGCTGTTCTGAACTGGATACCATCGTCGAGATAGCCCAAGCCATCGGCCTCCAAGGCGGCGTTTATGGCTGCCGGATGACCGGCGGCGGCTTCGGCGGTTGCACCGTCGCTCTGGTGCAAGCGGACAAAGTGCCTGCTATTTCCGATCGGGTGGCCGCTGAATACGAAACGCGGACGCGAATTAAACCAACTCTTTTCGTGTCGCGCCCCGCCGCCGGCGCCAGCGTACTGTAG